A genomic stretch from Candidatus Kapaibacterium thiocyanatum includes:
- a CDS encoding 30S ribosomal protein S17 → MPDVTTEAATSTGRKKARTGKVVSNKADKTIVVSIERQVIHPLYKKYFKQTKKIMAHDEQNQCQIGDTVKVIECRPLSARKRWTLVEIIERAQ, encoded by the coding sequence ATGCCAGACGTGACTACAGAAGCAGCAACCTCGACCGGACGCAAGAAAGCGCGCACGGGCAAGGTCGTGAGCAATAAGGCGGACAAGACGATCGTGGTGAGCATCGAACGCCAGGTCATCCACCCGCTCTACAAGAAGTACTTCAAGCAGACGAAGAAGATCATGGCACATGATGAACAGAATCAGTGCCAGATCGGCGACACCGTGAAGGTGATCGAATGCCGTCCGTTGAGCGCACGCAAGCGCTGGACGCTCGTTGAAATCATCGAACGTGCGCAGTAA
- a CDS encoding 50S ribosomal protein L15, giving the protein MKHVGNLSPAPGSRHKKKRVGRGAGSGHGGTATRGHKGHQSRSGFSQSPGFEGGQMPLIRRVPKFGFTSINRVEYQEVNVATLQRLVDERRISDGVVNASVLYDLGVVRKKSAPVKILGNGDLSAKLTVTVDKVSASAKEKIESAGGVVSANV; this is encoded by the coding sequence ATGAAACACGTAGGAAATCTGAGCCCCGCTCCGGGCTCGCGCCACAAGAAGAAACGCGTCGGTCGTGGTGCAGGCTCCGGTCACGGTGGCACTGCCACGCGTGGCCACAAGGGTCACCAGTCGCGTAGCGGCTTCAGCCAAAGTCCCGGATTCGAAGGCGGTCAAATGCCTCTCATCCGTCGCGTACCCAAGTTTGGCTTCACCAGCATCAACCGCGTCGAGTATCAGGAAGTGAACGTTGCCACGCTGCAGCGCCTTGTTGATGAACGCCGTATCTCCGATGGTGTCGTCAATGCCTCCGTACTCTATGATCTGGGTGTTGTACGCAAGAAATCGGCACCGGTAAAGATCCTCGGTAACGGCGATCTGTCGGCCAAGTTGACCGTGACGGTCGACAAGGTCTCCGCCTCCGCCAAGGAGAAGATCGAGTCGGCCGGAGGAGTGGTAAGCGCCAATGTCTAA
- a CDS encoding 50S ribosomal protein L18, whose amino-acid sequence MKRNQLKNARRMRRKMSVRRKVHGTPERYRLSIFRSVNHIYAQIVDDTTAKTLVSASTNDKEVRAKIDGLSRVEQSRVVGTVLAERAKAGKIATVAFDRGGFLYHGRVKALADAAREHGLQF is encoded by the coding sequence ATGAAACGCAATCAACTGAAGAATGCACGCCGCATGCGCCGCAAGATGAGCGTGCGCCGCAAGGTTCACGGTACGCCGGAGCGCTATCGCCTGTCGATCTTCCGCTCGGTGAATCACATCTATGCGCAGATCGTGGATGACACGACGGCCAAGACGCTCGTCAGCGCTTCCACGAACGACAAGGAAGTCCGCGCGAAGATCGATGGTCTTTCGCGTGTCGAGCAGAGCCGTGTCGTCGGTACCGTTCTCGCGGAACGTGCCAAGGCAGGCAAGATCGCTACCGTCGCCTTCGACCGTGGCGGCTTCCTCTACCACGGCCGTGTGAAGGCCCTGGCCGACGCAGCTCGTGAACACGGACTGCAATTCTAA
- a CDS encoding 50S ribosomal protein L29 yields the protein MKARKAEDLRGLPTHELDTFLKESEENVTRLRFQLTLGQLQDTSSIRTLRKDIARMKTILQERKNNAN from the coding sequence ATGAAGGCAAGAAAGGCAGAGGACCTGCGCGGCCTCCCGACACATGAGCTCGACACCTTCCTCAAGGAAAGTGAAGAGAACGTAACCAGGCTGCGCTTCCAGCTCACGCTGGGCCAATTGCAGGATACGTCGAGCATCCGCACGCTCCGCAAGGACATTGCGCGTATGAAGACGATTCTCCAGGAACGTAAGAATAACGCTAACTGA
- a CDS encoding 30S ribosomal protein S5 — protein sequence MSVAKQKVSELNLKDKIVYVGRTAKVVKGGRRFNFSAIVVVGDENGHVGYGLGKAGEVSDAVTKATEAAKKAVVKVRVQDGTIPHQIIGKFGAAKVLIRPATPGTGVIAAGGVRAILELAGVKDVLTKSQGSSNPHNTVKATMQALTALDDASAVAARRGVGIEKVLHG from the coding sequence CTGTCAGTGGCAAAGCAAAAAGTCTCGGAACTGAACCTGAAGGACAAGATCGTCTACGTAGGCCGGACGGCGAAGGTCGTCAAGGGCGGACGTCGGTTCAACTTCTCGGCCATCGTCGTGGTGGGCGATGAGAACGGACACGTCGGCTATGGCCTCGGTAAGGCTGGCGAAGTATCCGATGCGGTAACGAAGGCAACAGAAGCAGCGAAGAAGGCTGTCGTCAAGGTCCGCGTGCAGGATGGAACCATTCCTCACCAGATCATCGGCAAGTTCGGTGCGGCCAAGGTCCTGATCCGCCCTGCAACGCCGGGTACGGGTGTCATCGCCGCCGGTGGCGTGCGTGCCATCCTCGAACTCGCCGGTGTCAAGGACGTGCTCACGAAGAGCCAGGGATCGTCGAATCCGCACAACACGGTGAAGGCTACCATGCAGGCGCTCACGGCACTCGATGATGCATCGGCCGTCGCAGCTCGCCGCGGTGTCGGCATCGAGAAGGTTCTCCACGGTTAA
- a CDS encoding 30S ribosomal protein S14, with translation MAKKCIIARNEKRQRLAAKYAVKRAELKAAGDMVGLQKLPRNSAPTRIRSRCKMTGRGKAVYRKFGLCRNMFRLLALEGKIPGIRKSSW, from the coding sequence ATGGCTAAGAAGTGTATCATCGCTCGTAACGAGAAGCGCCAACGCCTCGCCGCCAAGTACGCTGTCAAGCGTGCCGAGCTCAAGGCTGCCGGTGACATGGTAGGACTGCAGAAGCTTCCCCGGAACAGTGCACCTACGCGCATTCGTTCCCGCTGCAAGATGACCGGGCGCGGCAAGGCCGTGTATCGCAAGTTCGGACTTTGCCGGAACATGTTCCGGCTCCTCGCCCTCGAGGGCAAGATTCCGGGCATCCGGAAATCCAGCTGGTAA
- a CDS encoding 50S ribosomal protein L14 produces MIQEESNLVVADNSGARKLRCIRVLGGHGKRTATVGDIVVCSVKAALPSGTVKKGEVCKAVIVRTKKEVRRRDGSFIRFDENAAVIINNNGDPRGTRIFGPVARELREKNFMKIISLAPEVL; encoded by the coding sequence ATGATCCAGGAAGAAAGTAATCTCGTCGTCGCCGACAACTCCGGAGCTCGCAAGCTGCGCTGCATCCGCGTCCTCGGTGGTCACGGCAAACGCACCGCTACCGTCGGTGACATCGTGGTGTGCTCGGTCAAGGCAGCCTTGCCTTCCGGCACCGTCAAGAAAGGCGAAGTGTGCAAGGCCGTGATCGTGCGCACGAAGAAGGAAGTTCGCCGCCGTGATGGCTCATTCATCCGCTTCGACGAGAATGCAGCCGTCATCATCAACAACAACGGCGACCCGCGTGGCACACGGATCTTCGGACCCGTCGCTCGCGAGCTGCGCGAAAAGAACTTCATGAAGATCATTTCGTTGGCACCTGAGGTGCTCTGA
- a CDS encoding 50S ribosomal protein L6, with protein sequence MSRVGKKLINVPANVQVTFDGGNCKVKGPKGELTCAVSDEITHHLNGSELTFSRSSDDKKVRSVHGLTRATIAWMVEGVSNGFTRNLQIEGVGYKVEMRGKNLLLNLGFSHPILFIPPDGVEFAVASPTVFAVKGVNKQLVGEVAAKVRKLRPPEPYKGKGIRYEGEYIRRKAGKSAGK encoded by the coding sequence ATGTCACGAGTTGGGAAGAAACTGATCAACGTCCCCGCCAACGTCCAGGTAACGTTCGATGGCGGCAACTGCAAGGTCAAGGGCCCGAAGGGCGAACTGACGTGCGCGGTAAGCGATGAGATCACCCATCACCTCAATGGATCCGAACTGACCTTCAGCCGCTCGTCGGATGACAAGAAGGTACGTTCCGTACACGGTCTTACGCGTGCCACCATCGCGTGGATGGTCGAAGGCGTGTCCAACGGATTCACGCGGAATCTGCAAATCGAAGGTGTCGGTTACAAGGTCGAAATGCGCGGCAAGAACCTGCTGCTCAACCTCGGCTTCTCGCATCCGATCCTCTTCATCCCCCCGGATGGCGTCGAGTTCGCCGTCGCATCTCCCACGGTCTTCGCCGTGAAGGGCGTCAACAAGCAACTCGTGGGCGAAGTGGCCGCCAAGGTCCGCAAGCTGCGTCCCCCCGAGCCGTACAAGGGCAAGGGCATCCGTTACGAAGGCGAATACATCCGTCGTAAGGCCGGTAAGTCGGCAGGCAAGTAA
- a CDS encoding 30S ribosomal protein S8: MPVTDTIADFITRIRNASAAKHKTLDVPCSNLKISIASILKDQGFIADFEKIENAHQGVLHIKLRYYLGQPVIREIRRISKPGRRLYAPVDKLPRVRNGLGIAIVSTPRGVMTDKQARRENVGGEVLCTIW, encoded by the coding sequence ATGCCAGTAACAGACACCATCGCCGACTTTATCACGCGCATCCGCAATGCGTCCGCCGCAAAGCACAAGACCCTGGATGTGCCGTGCTCGAACCTGAAGATCTCGATCGCCTCGATTCTCAAGGATCAGGGGTTCATTGCGGACTTCGAGAAGATCGAGAACGCCCATCAGGGTGTGCTGCACATCAAGTTGCGCTACTATCTCGGCCAGCCCGTGATCCGCGAGATCCGCCGAATCAGCAAGCCTGGTCGTCGTCTCTATGCGCCGGTCGACAAGCTTCCGCGCGTACGCAACGGCCTGGGTATCGCCATCGTCTCCACGCCTCGTGGCGTGATGACGGACAAGCAGGCCCGCCGTGAAAATGTCGGCGGCGAAGTTCTCTGCACGATCTGGTAA
- a CDS encoding 30S ribosomal protein S3, with amino-acid sequence MGQKTHPIGLRLGIIRQWEANWFDEKNVAEKLQEDLMVRNYIKSRLKKAGVARVIVERTAKQLRITINTSRPGVIIGRSGKDISQLEEELRKLTKKEVKILISEIKRPELDAQLVADNIAQQLEGRISFRRAMKNAVSSTMRVGAEGVRIMCSGRLGGADMSRTEQYKEGRVPLHTLRADIDYAQSRAETVYGSLGIKVWICRGEVIGKQQNKEQ; translated from the coding sequence TTGGGTCAGAAAACACATCCGATCGGGCTGCGCCTCGGCATTATCCGCCAGTGGGAAGCCAACTGGTTCGATGAGAAGAACGTTGCGGAGAAGCTTCAGGAAGACCTGATGGTCCGCAACTACATCAAGAGTCGTCTGAAGAAGGCCGGCGTGGCACGTGTCATCGTCGAGCGTACGGCCAAGCAACTGCGGATCACGATCAACACGTCGCGTCCCGGTGTCATCATCGGTCGTTCGGGCAAGGATATCTCGCAGCTCGAGGAAGAACTCCGCAAGCTGACGAAGAAGGAAGTGAAGATTCTCATCAGTGAGATCAAGCGCCCCGAACTCGATGCCCAGCTCGTTGCCGACAACATCGCGCAGCAGCTCGAAGGGCGTATCTCGTTCCGCCGTGCGATGAAGAATGCCGTCAGCAGCACCATGCGTGTTGGCGCGGAAGGTGTCCGTATCATGTGCTCCGGCCGTCTCGGTGGAGCGGACATGTCCCGGACCGAACAGTACAAAGAAGGTCGTGTGCCGCTGCACACGCTACGAGCCGACATCGACTATGCGCAGTCCCGTGCCGAAACCGTGTACGGATCCCTGGGCATCAAGGTATGGATCTGCCGTGGCGAAGTCATCGGCAAGCAACAGAACAAGGAACAGTGA
- a CDS encoding 50S ribosomal protein L5 has product MKRFSYGTLMQVPKLEKITINIGVGAASQDTKLLQAAVNELELITGQRPAVTRAKKSIANFKLREGMPIGARVTLRRARMFEFLDRFINIAAPRIRDFRGFSDKSFDGRGNFTIGIKEQIIFPEIDVDKVGRITGMDITFVTSAASDEEAYALLQEFGFPFRKRD; this is encoded by the coding sequence ATGAAGCGATTCTCGTATGGCACCCTCATGCAAGTGCCCAAGCTCGAAAAGATCACGATCAACATCGGAGTCGGTGCTGCCTCGCAGGACACCAAGTTGCTCCAGGCTGCCGTGAACGAACTCGAGCTGATCACCGGCCAGCGTCCGGCTGTCACGCGAGCCAAGAAGTCCATCGCTAACTTCAAGCTCCGCGAAGGCATGCCCATCGGCGCCCGAGTGACCCTGCGTCGCGCTCGCATGTTCGAGTTCCTCGACCGCTTCATCAACATCGCCGCTCCCCGTATCCGCGACTTCCGCGGATTCTCGGACAAGAGCTTCGACGGTCGCGGTAACTTCACGATCGGCATCAAGGAGCAGATCATCTTCCCGGAAATCGACGTCGATAAGGTCGGCAGGATCACGGGTATGGACATCACCTTCGTGACGTCGGCTGCCTCGGATGAAGAGGCCTACGCTCTTCTCCAGGAATTCGGTTTTCCATTCCGCAAACGGGACTAA
- a CDS encoding 50S ribosomal protein L16, protein MLIPKRVKHRKTQRGRRRGKAYRGSQVAFGSFGLKALEGAWITNRQIESARIAINRYLRRDGKVWIRIFPDKPVTKKPAETRMGSGKGNPEMWVAVVKAGRILFEIDGVTKERAQEAIRLAMHKLPIKCKFVQRVDLEG, encoded by the coding sequence ATGCTTATTCCTAAAAGAGTAAAACACCGGAAGACCCAGCGCGGACGTCGCCGCGGCAAGGCCTATCGTGGATCGCAGGTAGCGTTCGGCTCCTTCGGTCTCAAGGCCCTCGAGGGTGCCTGGATCACCAATCGCCAGATCGAATCGGCGCGTATCGCGATCAATCGCTACCTGCGTCGTGACGGTAAGGTGTGGATCCGGATTTTCCCCGACAAGCCCGTGACGAAGAAGCCTGCCGAAACCCGGATGGGTTCGGGTAAGGGTAATCCCGAAATGTGGGTAGCGGTGGTCAAGGCCGGCCGTATCCTCTTCGAGATCGACGGTGTAACCAAGGAACGTGCGCAGGAGGCTATCCGCCTTGCGATGCACAAGCTTCCGATCAAGTGCAAGTTTGTCCAACGCGTGGACCTGGAGGGCTAA
- a CDS encoding 50S ribosomal protein L30, with protein sequence MKLKITQVRSVIGSLEKHKATIKALGLGRPNYVSIKPKNIQTLGMVNVVRHLVKVEEIAD encoded by the coding sequence ATGAAATTGAAGATCACACAAGTCCGTAGCGTCATCGGTTCGCTGGAAAAGCACAAGGCCACGATCAAGGCCTTGGGCCTCGGACGTCCGAACTACGTATCGATCAAGCCGAAGAACATCCAGACGCTCGGCATGGTCAACGTGGTACGACACCTTGTTAAAGTGGAAGAAATTGCTGACTAA
- a CDS encoding 50S ribosomal protein L24 has protein sequence MKLKIKKGDTVKVIAGNDNGKTGRVLMVFPDQMKVLVEGVNIRSKAVRPSQSNPNGGIVKQEVPIHYSNVMLVDKNGKPTRTRIERTAAPGGKATVKRVAKTTNEEL, from the coding sequence ATGAAGCTGAAGATCAAAAAAGGCGACACCGTCAAGGTCATCGCAGGTAACGACAACGGCAAGACCGGCCGCGTTCTCATGGTCTTTCCCGACCAGATGAAGGTCCTTGTCGAAGGTGTGAACATCCGTTCCAAGGCCGTGCGCCCGTCGCAGTCCAATCCGAACGGTGGCATCGTCAAGCAGGAAGTGCCGATCCACTACAGCAACGTGATGTTGGTGGACAAGAACGGCAAGCCGACGCGTACGCGCATCGAACGTACGGCTGCGCCCGGTGGCAAGGCAACCGTCAAGCGTGTGGCCAAGACCACGAACGAAGAACTCTAA
- a CDS encoding preprotein translocase subunit SecY produces MSNIVTTLRNIFRIEELRTRIIFTLVVLLAVRIGSFITIPGVDVDLLSSASSLGDSGTIFGLYDMFVGGAFSNAALFALGIMPYISASIILQIAGVVLPSLQKMQREGEDGRRKINQYTRYLTVFVAVLQAYGVTLKIAQTTAGPGGLSVVPDAGFLWTASSVIILTAGTIVLMWLGEQITDRGIGNGISLIIFIGIIARFPTAIQQEISLISAGSRNVVVDLVLVALLAGIIAAVILVTQGARRIPVQYAKRVVGRKVYGGTTQYIPLRVNTAGVMPIIFAQSILFVPATIASFFPESTGLQEFARLFSDQSVVYAIVYGLMILFFTYFYTAIAFNPKEVADNMKRNGGFVPGVRPGQPTSDYIENILTRITLPGAVFLALIAILPTFAIRVLQVPPLFASFFGGTSLLIIVGVALDTLQQIESYLLMRHYDGFMKTGKIRGRAGAMS; encoded by the coding sequence ATGTCTAATATCGTTACCACTCTCCGTAACATCTTTCGGATCGAAGAGCTCCGCACGCGGATCATCTTCACCCTCGTGGTGTTGCTGGCCGTGCGGATCGGCTCGTTTATCACGATCCCCGGTGTTGACGTCGACCTTCTGAGTTCCGCATCGTCCCTCGGCGATTCGGGGACGATCTTCGGTCTCTACGACATGTTCGTCGGAGGGGCCTTCTCGAATGCGGCCTTGTTCGCCCTGGGCATCATGCCCTACATCTCGGCCAGCATCATCCTGCAGATCGCCGGCGTCGTACTCCCGTCGTTGCAGAAGATGCAGCGCGAGGGTGAGGACGGGCGCCGCAAGATCAACCAGTACACACGATATCTGACGGTATTTGTAGCCGTCCTGCAGGCGTATGGCGTCACGTTGAAGATCGCCCAGACGACGGCAGGCCCCGGTGGCCTCTCCGTCGTACCGGATGCGGGATTCTTGTGGACGGCATCGTCGGTCATCATCCTGACGGCAGGAACGATCGTGCTGATGTGGCTCGGTGAACAGATCACGGATCGCGGTATCGGCAACGGTATCTCGCTCATCATCTTCATCGGTATCATCGCACGGTTCCCCACGGCCATCCAGCAGGAAATCTCGCTGATCTCCGCCGGTTCGAGAAACGTCGTCGTCGACCTCGTCCTCGTCGCCCTTCTCGCCGGTATCATCGCAGCGGTCATCCTCGTCACACAGGGCGCGCGCCGGATTCCGGTCCAGTACGCCAAGCGTGTCGTCGGCCGCAAGGTCTACGGTGGTACGACGCAGTACATTCCTCTGCGCGTGAATACGGCCGGCGTCATGCCGATCATCTTCGCCCAGTCGATCCTCTTCGTACCGGCTACGATCGCCAGCTTCTTCCCCGAAAGCACGGGTCTGCAGGAGTTCGCACGACTGTTCAGCGACCAATCTGTGGTCTATGCAATCGTCTACGGCCTGATGATCCTGTTCTTCACGTACTTCTATACGGCTATCGCCTTCAATCCGAAGGAAGTGGCCGATAATATGAAGCGCAACGGCGGCTTCGTTCCGGGTGTACGCCCTGGACAGCCGACGTCGGACTACATCGAGAACATCCTTACCCGGATCACGCTCCCGGGCGCCGTCTTCCTCGCGCTCATCGCCATCCTGCCCACGTTCGCTATCCGCGTTCTGCAGGTGCCGCCGCTGTTCGCGTCGTTCTTCGGCGGAACGAGCTTGCTGATCATCGTCGGCGTAGCCCTCGATACGCTGCAGCAGATCGAATCCTATCTTCTCATGCGTCACTATGACGGCTTCATGAAGACGGGCAAGATCCGTGGTCGTGCAGGAGCGATGTCCTGA